A stretch of Chlamydiales bacterium DNA encodes these proteins:
- a CDS encoding ABC-F family ATP-binding cassette domain-containing protein yields the protein MTSLISIHSLSKSFGTEVLFEEISFVVSQGDHLGLIGPNGAGKSTLLKILMGLEKADSGSIAKRQGLRVGYASQVPEFPSKSLEQVLVDHVLNEDPEELLTRARILLGKAQFTDFSQDATLLSGGWKKRLDIVRALMIEPDLLLLDEPTNHLDLEGILWLEKFLAKEKITYIVISHDRYFLENVVNKVLELNKCYPQGLFMTGGKMSTFATHRDAFLEAQLQQERGLASVVRDEIDWLKRSPKARTTKSESRVQRAHELINELAAVRKRNKTHKVNIEFSASERETRKLIVAKNIGKSIDGKTLFKGIDLNLSPGSRIGIVGKNGTGKTTLLKILAGVVPQDMGTVKYAEDLRLVYFDQHREHIPPEISLKEALAPNGDMVNYRGQSIHVNGWAKKFLFQADRLTIPVKCLSGGERARILIAKLMLEPADVLFLDEPTNDLDIETLEVIEESLKEFAGAVVLITHDRALMDNICTQILGLGSNLEQQLFADLRQFEQSLAATSFSQKKEELFKPSSAVSDKPSKKLSYKEQKELEGMEQAIMGAELELETLQQKLDDPVVHADPQKVQEGYVALGFAQTKLDKLFERWQYLLDKSRGT from the coding sequence ATGACATCATTAATAAGTATTCACTCTTTATCAAAGTCTTTTGGAACAGAAGTTTTGTTTGAAGAGATCTCTTTTGTGGTATCGCAAGGAGACCACCTTGGATTAATCGGCCCAAATGGCGCTGGTAAGTCTACCTTATTGAAAATTTTAATGGGCCTTGAAAAGGCAGACTCTGGATCGATTGCTAAAAGACAAGGTCTTCGTGTAGGATATGCAAGTCAGGTACCTGAATTTCCCTCCAAATCATTAGAACAAGTTCTTGTTGATCATGTGTTAAATGAAGATCCTGAAGAGCTTTTAACACGAGCAAGAATACTTCTTGGAAAAGCGCAATTTACGGATTTTTCTCAAGATGCAACACTTCTTTCTGGCGGGTGGAAAAAACGTCTGGATATTGTAAGAGCCTTGATGATAGAGCCAGACCTTCTTCTCTTGGATGAACCTACTAACCACCTAGATTTAGAGGGCATTCTTTGGTTAGAGAAGTTTTTAGCAAAAGAAAAAATCACCTATATTGTGATCAGTCATGATCGCTATTTCCTAGAAAATGTAGTTAACAAAGTGCTTGAATTGAACAAATGCTATCCACAAGGTCTATTTATGACAGGTGGCAAGATGAGTACGTTTGCAACTCATAGAGATGCCTTTTTAGAAGCACAATTGCAGCAAGAAAGAGGGCTTGCATCCGTTGTACGCGATGAAATTGACTGGCTTAAACGCTCACCAAAGGCTCGTACTACAAAGTCAGAATCACGTGTTCAAAGGGCGCATGAGTTAATCAATGAGCTTGCAGCCGTTCGAAAGCGTAATAAAACGCACAAGGTGAATATTGAATTTTCAGCTTCTGAGAGGGAAACTAGAAAACTCATTGTTGCAAAAAATATTGGTAAGTCAATAGATGGAAAAACTCTTTTTAAAGGGATAGACTTAAACCTTTCTCCTGGAAGTAGAATAGGTATTGTAGGCAAAAATGGCACAGGTAAAACAACACTATTAAAGATTCTTGCAGGTGTTGTTCCCCAAGATATGGGAACAGTAAAGTATGCAGAGGATCTTCGCTTAGTCTACTTTGATCAACATAGAGAGCACATACCTCCTGAAATTTCTTTAAAAGAAGCACTTGCACCTAATGGAGATATGGTAAATTACCGCGGTCAATCGATTCATGTCAATGGATGGGCAAAAAAGTTTTTATTTCAAGCAGATCGTTTAACAATACCTGTAAAATGTTTATCAGGTGGTGAGCGAGCAAGAATTTTAATTGCAAAGCTGATGCTAGAGCCTGCTGATGTGCTTTTTTTGGATGAACCAACAAACGACTTAGATATAGAGACACTAGAAGTTATCGAAGAGAGCTTAAAAGAATTTGCAGGTGCGGTTGTTTTAATTACGCATGATCGCGCTTTGATGGATAATATTTGCACTCAAATTTTAGGCCTTGGAAGTAATCTAGAGCAGCAACTTTTTGCTGATTTACGCCAATTTGAGCAATCACTTGCTGCTACAAGTTTTTCTCAGAAAAAAGAAGAGCTTTTTAAACCTTCATCCGCAGTAAGTGATAAACCATCCAAAAAATTATCTTATAAAGAGCAAAAAGAACTTGAGGGCATGGAACAAGCTATCATGGGAGCTGAGCTGGAATTAGAAACTTTACAGCAAAAACTAGATGATCCAGTAGTTCATGCAGATCCTCAAAAGGTGCAAGAAGGCTATGTAGCCCTAGGGTTTGCTCAAACAAAATTAGATAAGTTATTTGAGCGCTGGCAGTATCTTTTGGACAAATCACGAGGAACTTAA
- a CDS encoding bifunctional folylpolyglutamate synthase/dihydrofolate synthase, giving the protein MQKKTILTSKCNYARSLMQQNYLDLLFQKRGGEPRHSLAKMQALCRALNHPEKDLRFIHIAGTNGKGSVAAMCASILKEAGLSVGLYTSPHLLSYHERFQINGQKISDEELREELALIENLIPDAHFFEITTMIALSWFKKKQVDIVIFETGIGGRLDSTNVITPLLSVITSIGFDHMSYLGNSLKEITREKAGIIKSKIPSITLLQEKEVMDVLFERAKEVDSPLKVITASDLDRYKSPLLGDHQRWNTALSVAAVQEILPSISSSTIENGLKKSVWPGRCQLIEQGNALPKILIDGAHNVQGAIALVDFIEKYFGSNQVTLIYGALIGKSVKETGLILKGIAKEVILTKIATEKSETLENLSKMILAKYACNSFQEALKKANSIGAPIVVAGSLYLVADALAYLYTNKVKWIL; this is encoded by the coding sequence ATGCAAAAAAAGACAATTTTAACAAGCAAATGTAATTACGCAAGAAGTCTAATGCAGCAAAACTACTTAGACCTATTATTCCAAAAGCGCGGTGGAGAGCCAAGGCACTCTCTTGCAAAGATGCAAGCTCTTTGCAGGGCATTGAATCATCCAGAAAAAGATTTACGCTTCATACATATTGCAGGCACTAATGGTAAAGGCTCTGTTGCTGCTATGTGCGCATCTATTCTTAAGGAAGCAGGTCTTTCTGTAGGCCTTTACACCTCGCCCCACCTTCTTTCTTATCATGAGCGCTTTCAAATTAATGGTCAAAAAATTTCTGACGAGGAATTACGAGAAGAGCTTGCATTGATAGAGAATCTTATCCCCGATGCACATTTCTTTGAGATCACAACGATGATTGCACTTTCCTGGTTCAAAAAAAAACAAGTCGATATTGTTATTTTTGAAACGGGTATTGGGGGAAGGCTGGATTCTACTAATGTGATTACTCCGCTGCTTTCTGTAATTACATCTATTGGCTTTGACCACATGAGTTATTTAGGAAATTCTCTAAAAGAAATTACAAGGGAAAAAGCGGGTATTATTAAGTCCAAAATCCCCTCTATTACTCTGTTACAAGAAAAAGAGGTTATGGATGTTTTATTCGAAAGGGCAAAAGAAGTAGATAGTCCTTTAAAAGTGATTACTGCAAGTGATCTTGACAGGTATAAATCTCCTCTTTTAGGGGATCATCAGCGCTGGAATACGGCACTGAGTGTTGCAGCTGTGCAAGAAATATTACCTTCTATTTCTTCTAGCACGATTGAAAATGGTTTAAAAAAAAGTGTATGGCCAGGGCGCTGTCAACTTATTGAACAGGGCAATGCTCTTCCAAAAATTCTTATAGATGGCGCTCATAACGTTCAGGGGGCTATAGCACTTGTAGACTTTATTGAAAAATATTTTGGCAGCAATCAGGTGACACTTATCTATGGAGCACTTATTGGAAAAAGTGTAAAGGAAACAGGACTTATCCTTAAAGGCATTGCTAAGGAAGTAATTTTGACAAAAATTGCAACGGAAAAGTCAGAAACACTTGAAAATTTATCAAAGATGATTCTTGCAAAATATGCTTGTAATAGCTTCCAGGAGGCACTTAAAAAAGCAAATTCTATTGGAGCGCCCATTGTTGTTGCAGGTTCTCTCTATCTTGTAGCTGACGCACTTGCTTATCTATACACAAACAAGGTCAAGTGGATACTATAA
- a CDS encoding AAA family ATPase, whose amino-acid sequence MSAISEPVGTSTAFITNYIESNCSDLSVNPRFFIITGGPGVGKTSIINKLANSYSVGMEAAADVISRELSLGIETPWALDGFREKIVALQKQRQQELLAKNVHMAFFDRSPIDTMSYCLHFGAVPTAELQHNVQEVVREGYYSRTVFFIEHLGFTEQTEIRAEADEESLAIGEKIKESYRNLGFKIIFIPKDTIEERVKSILAHIESE is encoded by the coding sequence ATGAGTGCTATAAGTGAGCCAGTAGGGACTTCTACGGCATTTATTACAAATTATATTGAATCTAATTGCTCAGATTTAAGTGTAAACCCAAGATTTTTTATTATCACAGGAGGCCCAGGTGTTGGTAAAACCTCTATCATTAACAAGCTTGCAAACAGCTACTCTGTTGGAATGGAAGCTGCTGCTGATGTAATTAGTCGAGAGCTTTCTTTAGGAATAGAAACTCCTTGGGCATTAGATGGCTTTCGTGAAAAAATAGTAGCGCTGCAAAAACAGCGTCAACAAGAACTCTTAGCAAAAAATGTTCATATGGCATTTTTTGATCGATCTCCTATTGATACAATGAGTTATTGCTTGCATTTCGGTGCAGTTCCCACCGCAGAGTTACAGCATAATGTTCAAGAGGTCGTTAGAGAGGGATATTATTCTAGAACTGTTTTTTTTATAGAACACTTGGGATTTACTGAACAAACTGAAATTAGAGCTGAAGCAGATGAGGAATCTCTAGCTATCGGAGAAAAAATAAAAGAGAGTTATAGAAACCTTGGGTTTAAAATCATTTTTATCCCTAAAGATACTATAGAAGAAAGGGTAAAGTCAATTTTAGCCCACATAGAAAGTGAATAA
- a CDS encoding NUDIX hydrolase gives MSSVTIPVTQTSYSPSTSCVDRTEISGSIASSSSTAEKTRIVFESLEERPADFKPIKCKIVACVCYLDANLVDVDGNVVTVRKILCLQRDRAKEGQKKIDWSYHWGLPAGKVEDGETYTDAMIREVLEETGKNIRQQQADGKIPEAREVYVREPREDNPSKHTDFVFEIYQCAFPAEEEQIEVPLEQDKHVRAEWLTTEELLDGRSIIPGIDESIAIFERIWKQKSA, from the coding sequence ATGTCATCAGTTACTATACCTGTAACTCAAACATCTTACTCACCAAGTACATCTTGCGTGGATAGGACAGAAATATCTGGGTCAATAGCTAGTTCTAGCTCGACTGCAGAGAAAACACGAATTGTTTTTGAATCGCTCGAAGAGCGCCCAGCTGATTTTAAGCCAATAAAATGCAAAATAGTTGCTTGTGTGTGCTATCTTGATGCTAATTTGGTGGATGTAGATGGCAACGTAGTTACTGTTAGAAAAATACTTTGTCTACAAAGAGATAGAGCAAAAGAGGGGCAGAAAAAAATTGACTGGTCCTATCACTGGGGACTTCCTGCAGGAAAAGTTGAAGATGGGGAAACATATACAGATGCAATGATTAGAGAGGTTCTTGAAGAAACGGGAAAAAATATTCGACAACAGCAAGCAGATGGAAAAATTCCTGAAGCAAGAGAAGTTTATGTACGAGAGCCTCGTGAGGACAATCCTTCAAAACATACAGATTTTGTTTTCGAAATATATCAATGCGCATTTCCTGCAGAAGAAGAGCAAATAGAGGTTCCTCTTGAACAGGATAAGCATGTGAGAGCTGAATGGTTAACTACTGAAGAGCTTCTGGATGGGCGCTCAATCATTCCAGGAATAGATGAGAGTATCGCAATTTTTGAGCGTATTTGGAAGCAAAAGAGCGCATGA